A genomic stretch from Setaria italica strain Yugu1 chromosome VII, Setaria_italica_v2.0, whole genome shotgun sequence includes:
- the LOC101759143 gene encoding probable transcription factor MYB58, whose amino-acid sequence MARAPGGARRRGGRRDAAGGGAAVRKGPWMAEEDAVLLEHVRAHGPRDWSSIRSKGLLPRTGKSCRLRWVNKLRPNLKTGCKFSADEERVVLELQAQFGNKWARIATYLPGRTDNDVKNFWSTRQKRLARLLRAPLPAPSSRSTRAKAPAAASSLQSRPAAVGPCLDRVPFGSSSSGVHPCSAATPFMDTQNAALIQYDQAAGSGLLGFNGALPPFAPVADSHACSSSSNAGPLLLPRLPFDEPPYPLLDYPGMPEGWNMAPGGFVNAGAMDDLAYQELLPMMTQPAPMIFPFFGTGCAQGGVKAEPPDAPDFFDDLPPDMFDSLDQVPPPLSPPATSSGF is encoded by the exons ATGGCTCGAGCACCTGGCGgtgcccggcggcggggcggcaggagggacgcggcgggcggcggtgcggcggtgCGGAAGGGGCCCTGGAtggcggaggaggacgcggtGCTGCTGGAGCACGTGCGCGCGCACGGGCCCCGCGACTGGAGCTCCATTCGATCCAAAGGCCTCCTGCCACGCACCGGCAAGTCCTGCCGCCTCCGCTGGGTCAACAAGCTCAGGCCGAACCTCAAGAC TGGCTGCAAGTTCTCCGCCGACGAGGAGCGGGTGGTGCTGGAGTTGCAGGCGCAGTTCGGGAACAAGTGGGCGAGGATCGCCACCTACTTGCCGGGGAGGACGGACAACGACGTCAAGAACTTCTGGAGCACCCGCCAGAAGCGGCTCGCTAGGCTCCTGCGCGCACCGCTCCCCGCCCCGTCCAGCAGGAGCACCAGAGCcaaggcgccggcggcggcctcgtctCTGCAgtcgcgccccgccgccgtg GGTCCCTGCCTGGACCGAGTTCCATTCGGGAGCAGCTCCTCCGGCGTCCACCCATGCAGCGCAGCAACACCATTCATGGACACCCAGAATGCTGCCCTGATCCAGTACGATCAGGCAGCGGGCTCCGGGCTTCTCGGCTTCAACGGAGCGCTGCCGCCGTTCGCGCCGGTCGCCGACAGCCACGCGTGCTCCTCGTCGTCAAACGCGGGCCCGTTGTTGCTACCAAGGCTGCCGTTCGATGAGCCTCCGTACCCTCTGCTCGACTACCCGGGGATGCCGGAGGGTTGGAACATGGCTCCCGGCGGGTTCGTCAACGCCGGCGCCATGGATGACCTCGCCTACCAGGAGCTGCTTCCGATGATGACGCAACCCGCTCCGATGATCTTTCCGTTCTTCGGCACGGGGTGCGCGCAGGGTGGTGTCAAGGCCGAGCCCCCGGACGCGCCCGACTTCTTCGACGACCTCCCGCCAGACATGTTCGACTCCCTTGATCAGGTGCCCCCGCCGTTGTCGCCGCCTGCGACGAGCTCTGGATTCTGA